A window of the Hevea brasiliensis isolate MT/VB/25A 57/8 chromosome 6, ASM3005281v1, whole genome shotgun sequence genome harbors these coding sequences:
- the LOC110664782 gene encoding peroxisomal (S)-2-hydroxyacid oxidase GLO4: protein MESEPVHVNEFQELARQALPKMYYDYYAGGAEDQHTLKENVEAFRRITFRPRILVDVSQIDMSTTILGYRISAPIMLAPTAYHQLANPEGELATARAAAACNTIMILSYMSSCTVEEVASSCNAIRFFQLYMYKRRDISAQLVQRAERNGYKAIVLTVDAPILGRREADIKNKMAVPPLRNFEGLISFEVSSDEGSKLGLFAKETFDPSFSWKDIGWLRSITNLPILIKGVLTREDAIKAVEVGVAGIVVSNHGARQLDYSPASITVLEEVVHAVGGKIPVLFDGGVRRGTDVFKALALGAQAVLVGRPVVFGLAAKGEYGVRRVIEMLKHELELTMALSGCPSLKDITRSHVKTESERFQSML from the exons ATGGAGAGTGAACCAGTGCATGTGAATGAGTTTCAAGAGTTGGCTAGGCAAGCCCTTCCAAAGATGTATTATGATTACTATGCTGGAGGAGCTGAGGACCAGCACACACTGAAGGAGAATGTGGAAGCATTTCGTAGGATCAC GTTCCGACCTAGAATTCTTGTAGATGTGAGTCAAATAGATATGTCAACTACCATATTGGGTTACAGAATCTCTGCACCCATTATGCTTGCTCCAACTGCTTATCATCAGCTTGCAAACCCTGAAG GTGAGTTGGCCACAGCAAGAGCTGCAGCAGCGTGTAACACAATTATG ATTTTATCATACATGTCTTCCTGCACAGTGGAGGAGGTTGCTTCCAGCTGCAATGCCATTCGATTCTTTCAATTATAT ATGTACAAGAGACGAGATATATCAGCCCAGCTAGTGCAGAGAGCTGAAAGAAATGGATACAAGGCTATTGTCCTAACAGTTGATGCTCCCATACTTGGCCGAAGGGAGGCAGACATTAAGAACAA GATGGCTGTACCACCGTTGAGGAATTTTGAAGGTCTCATTTCATTTGAAGTTTCCTCG GATGAAGGTTCAAAGCTTGGACTTTTTGCCAAAGAgacttttgatccttctttttcgTGGAAG GACATAGGCTGGTTAAGATCCATTACAAACTTGCCAATTCTTATTAAGGGTGTACTTACTCGAGAAGATG CAATAAAGGCTGTGGAAGTTGGTGTTGCTGGGATTGTTGTCTCAAATCATGGAGCTCGGCAGCTTGATTATAGTCCAGCCTCTATCACTGTTCTGGAGGAG GTGGTTCATGCTGTTGGAGGGAAAATTCCTGTTCTATTTGATGGAGGAGTACGGAGGGGAACTGATGTTTTCAAGGCCTTAGCCCTTGGCGCACAAGCTGTTCTT GTTGGAAGGCCAGTTGTCTTCGGGCTGGCAGCAAAGGGAGAATATGGAGTGAGACGGGTGATTGAAATGCTGAAGCATGAGCTTGAGCTCACTATGGCCCTTTCTGGCTGTCCTAGTTTGAAAGATATTACGAGGAGTCATGTGAAAACTGAGAGTGAGAGATTCCAATCCATGCTTTAA
- the LOC110664760 gene encoding protein PHYTOCHROME-DEPENDENT LATE-FLOWERING has product MGVSFKVSKTGRRFCPKPVILPEPALDEVSGNSNDVSVIGSKNESSTRKLECDLVEGSEDVSGISSSTISEHEVSFTLNLYADGYSIGKPSENEAALQATLQDGSKLLHPYDKTSETLFSSIESGRLPGDILDDMPCKYVNGTLICEVRDYRKCVSEQRSSILSIDGLPIINRLRLRMSLENVVKDIPLISDNSWTYGDFMEVESRILKALQPQLFLDPTPKLDRLCNDPTPTRLDLGLSGLRRKRLRQMPEVTVTSTSRIHGKKVCIDRVAESSSSRLGDSVIVSGNMMPQSVPENLAVQNFAPINMLALGARSFGSDGNVPALPLVSQQPRYQMVVGTPRSTQEQGSGSLVNISGASPTGQDIMISYGNNMNSGISLHGKRDNQDGQMSPLSNFNKRARLTPVGPDGIQQQQIGPHMDGLHASEMNWRNSLSQHQAMARGIHYANAGIQKYPQQMFEGVMNQNPVPTSFSAAQSGVRFGPKEEQFETEKLDGPELSQGKNDIMETETGHLDPQQSRLQQRLPAHLMRSNFPQAAWNNLSQDSRKEDQLQKRKTVQSPRLSAGALPQSPLSSKSGEFSSGSAGPHFGAVAANAAIGSSQKEKSAVTSVAAVGGAQSLISSANDSLQRQHQAQVAAKRLPITQVMTGVGSPASVSNMSVPLNASSPSVGSPPVADPSLLERFSKIEVVTMRHQLNCKKNKVDDYSVRKPNIYLHQNLTACLASLSNSEDVKDDASVRKLSKSIVGGSMNVCKMRIINFDRVVPGNVGSYVHRSRTRMIMLEKQSDGTVAMHYGEPEDGDFLSVEDYLPTLPNAHFADLLAEQFCSLMMHEGYIVEDNIQPKPTHMKFASSSHPNAAGIPANNSAVEVQQYNEAVSGQASNDVKPSLNCNASINPPQNLLANARMLPPGNAQALPMSQGLLPTVPMPARPQQLDSQPSLQQQQQPPQLQQQPQQQQQNQHSLIQQQHSQFHRSPMVLPSNPLSHLNSLGQNANMQVGNHLVNKSSQLQHQLLQQQQQLQPQQQQQQQQQQPQMQQRKMMMGLGTAMGMGNMGNNMGGLGGLGNSMGIGGARGIGPGISGPMAPISGMNNVGQNPLNLGQTSNFTNAISQQIRAGQMTQALLNSKLRMVQRTGVLGAPQSGISGMSGARQMHPSSAGLSMLGQSLNRANVNPMQRSAMGPMGPPKLMSRTNLYVNQQQQQQPQQQQQFQQQQQQQQQLQQQLQQQQQQQMQQQQDPSSSLQAVVSPPQVGSPSTMGIPQLNQQAQQQPQQQPSPQLSSGAIHALSAGNPEACPASPQLSSQTLGSVGSITNSPMELQGVNKSNSVNNA; this is encoded by the exons ATGGGAGTCTCTTTTAAGGTCTCAAAAACTGGCAGAAGGTTCTGTCCAAAGCCCGTTATTCTACCGGAGCCTGCTCTCGATGAGGTTTCGGGAAATTCCAATGATGTCTCCGTTATTGGCTCGAAGAATGAATCCTCTACGAGAAAGCTCGAG TGTGACTTAGTTGAGGGCAGTGAGGATGTCTCCGGCATTTCAAGTTCAACCATCTCTG AGCATGAAGTTTCATTCACATTGAACCTCTACGCTGATGGATATTCTATTGGAAAGCCTTCAGAG AATGAGGCTGCACTTCAGGCTACACTTCAAGATGGTTCAAAGTTGTTGCATCCATATGATAAGACATCTGAAACTCTTTTTTCA TCAATCGAGTCTGGCCGGTTGCCTGGAGATATTCTGGATGATATGCCATGCAAATATGTTAATGGTACACTCATATGTGAG GTTCGAGATTATCGAAAATGTGTTTCTGAGCAAAGGTCTAGTATTCTATCCATTGATGGACTCCCTATTATAAATAGGTTGCGCCTTAGGATGTCATTGGAGAATGTAGTGAAGGATATCCCATTGATCTCAGACAATTCTTGGACTTATGGTGATTTCATG GAAGTGGAATCCCGGATATTGAAAGCCTTGCAACCACAGCTTTTTCTAGACCCTACTCCCAAATTGGATAGGCTTTGTAATGATCCAACTCCCACAAGG CTTGATTTGGGTCTGAGTGGCTTGCGGAGGAAAAGATTAAGACAGATGCCTGAAGTTACTGTAACATCTACTAGCAGAATCCATGGGAAGAAAGTTTGTATAGATCGAGTGGCAGAAAGCTCAAGCAGCAGGTTAGGAGATTCTGTAATTGTTTCTGGCAATATGATGCCACAGAGTGTCCCAGAGAATCTGGCAGTGCAAAACTTTGCTCCAATCAACATGTTGGCCCTAGGAGCAAGAAGCTTTGGATCTGATGGCAATGTTCCAGCATTACCTTTGGTATCACAACAACCAAGATATCAGATGGTGGTGGGCACCCCAAGAAGTACGCAGGAGCAAGGGTCAGGGTCTCTTGTTAATATTTCAGGAGCTTCCCCTACTGGGCAGGACATTATGATCTCATATGGCAACAATATGAATTCTGGTATTTCTCTTCATGGTAAGAGGGACAATCAAGATGGGCAAATGTCACCCTTATCCAATTTTAATAAGAGAGCAAGGCTTACCCCAGTGGGTCCTGATGGAATTCAACAACAGCAAATAGGGCCACATATGGATGGCCTTCATGCATCAGAAATGAACTGGAGGAATTCTTTATCACAGCACCAAGCAATGGCAAGAGGAATTCATTATGCTAATGCAGGCATTCAGAAATATCCCCAGCAGATGTTTGAAGGGGTTATGAATCAAAATCCTGTGCCAACATCTTTTTCTGCTGCACAGTCAGGTGTAAGATTTGGTCCCAAGGAAGAACAGTTTGAAACGGAAAAGCTGGATGGCCCAGAGCTCAGTCAGGGTAAAAATGATATAATGGAGACAGAAACAGGCCATCTGGACCCACAACAATCACGACTACAGCAAAGATTACCAGCTCATCTTATGAGATCAAATTTCCCTCAGGCAGCATGGAACAATCTCAGCCAAGATTCAAGGAAGGAGGACCAACTCCAGAAGAGGAAAACAGTGCAAAGTCCCCGGTTATCTGCTGGGGCTTTGCCTCAGTCACCATTATCATCAAAATCTGGGGAATTTTCTAGTGGTTCTGCTGGGCCCCACTTTGGGGCAGTTGCAGCCAATGCTGCAATTGGATCATCGCAAAAGGAGAAGTCAGCTGTCACCTCAGTTGCTGCTGTTGGTGGAGCCCAATCTTTGATTTCCAGTGCTAATGATTCCTTGCAAAGACAACACCAGGCCCAGGTTGCTGCAAAGCGACTCCCAATAACTCAAGTAATGACTGGGGTTGGCTCTCCTGCAAGTGTTAGTAACATGAGTGTACCATTAAATGCAAGTAGTCCTTCAGTTGGATCTCCACCTGTGGCTGATCCATCCTTGCTTGAAAGGTTCTCAAAAATTGAGGTGGTGACTATGAG GCATCAACTCAACTGCAAGAAAAATAAGGTTGATGACTACTCTGTCAGGAAACCCAACatttatttgcatcaaaatctgACGGCTTGTCTCGCCAGTTTATCCAATAGTGAGGATGTGAAAGATGATGCTAGTGTAAGAAAATTATCGAAGTCAATCGTAGGTGGCAGCATGAATGTCTGCAAGATGAGAATTATAAATTTTGATCGAGTAGTTCCAG GGAATGttggttcttatgttcataggtCACGCACTAGAATGATCATGTTAGAGAAGCAAAGTGATGGTACTGTAGCAATGCATTATGGAGAACCAGAGGATGGTGATTTCCTGTCTGTGGAGGATTATCTTCCAACATTGCCCAATGCT CACTTTGCGGATTTGCTTGCTGAACAATTTTGCTCACTG ATGATGCATGAAGGGTATATCGTGGAAGATAATATCCAACCAAAGCCTACCCACATGAAGTTTGCCTCAAGTAGTCATCCAAATGCTGCTGGAATCCCTGCTAATAATTCAGCAGTTGAGGTGCAACAATACAATGAAGCAGTTTCAGGTCAGGCATCCAATGATGTAAAGCCAAGTCTTAATTGTAATGCATCCATTAATCCGCCCCAGAATCTATTAGCAAATGCTAGGATGCTGCCTCCTGGAAATGCTCAAGCCTTACCAATGTCTCAAGGTCTCTTGCCCACGGTTCCAATGCCTGCAAGACCACAACAGCTAGACTCACAACCATCTCTTCAGCAGCAACAGCAACCACCTCAGTTGCAGCAGCAACCACAACAGCAGCAGCAAAATCAACATTCCTTGATTCAACAGCAGCATTCACAGTTCCATAGGTCACCAATGGTGCTTCCATCTAATCCACTTTCTCACTTGAACTCGCTGGGGCAGAATGCTAATATGCAGGTGGGTAATCACTTGGTCAACAAGTCTTCTCAACTCCAGCATCAGCTGTTACAGCAGCAACAGCAGCTACaaccacagcagcagcagcaacaacAACAGCAGCAGCCACAGATGCAGCAGAGGAAAATGATGATGGGGCTTGGAACAGCAATGGGAATGGGAAATATGGGCAACAACATGGGGGGCTTAGGAGGCCTGGGCAACTCGATGGGCATTGGAGGTGCAAGGGGAATAGGACCTGGAATCTCAGGACCAATGGCACCTATATCCGGTATGAATAATGTGGGCCAAAACCCATTGAATCTGGGCCAAACTTCAAATTTTACCAATGCGATAAGTCAGCAAATCCGTGCTGGACAAATGACTCAGGCTCTGCTGAATTCAAAACTTAGGATGGTACAGAGAACAGGTGTACTAGGGGCCCCTCAGTCAGGCATAAGTGGAATGTCTGGAGCCAGGCAGATGCACCCAAGTTCTGCTGGGCTTTCCATGCTGGGCCAGTCTCTGAACCGAGCTAATGTGAACCCAATGCAACGGAGTGCAATGGGGCCTATGGGTCCACCAAAATTGATGTCAAGGACGAATCTCTATGTGAACCAACAGCAACAACAGCAACCGCAGCAACAACAACAATTCCAGCAGCAACAGCAACAACAGCAGCAATTACAGCAACAATTACAACAGCAGCAACAACAACAGATGCAGCAACAGCAAGATCCATCCTCATCACTGCAGGCTGTTGTTTCTCCTCCACAAGTAGGCTCGCCATCAACCATGGGAATTCCACAACTGAACCAACAAGCCCAGCAGCAACCCCAGCAGCAACCTAGTCCACAGCTGAGTTCAGGAGCAATCCATGCATTGAGTGCTGGTAATCCAGAAGCTTGTCCTGCTAGTCCACAGTTGAGTTCTCAGACCCTTGGCTCAGTTGGAAGCATCACAAATTCTCCAATGGAGCTCCAAGGTGTAAACAAGAGCAACTCTGTTAATAATGCATAG
- the LOC110664770 gene encoding peroxisomal (S)-2-hydroxyacid oxidase GLO4, which produces MAAELVNVNEFQIMAKQVLPKMYYDFYAGGAEDQYTLKENVEAFQKILFRPRVLMDVSRIELSTTVFGHAISAPIMIAPTSMHKLAHPEGEIATARAAAACNTIMVLSVSATCSLEEVAASCNAVQFFQLYVYKRRSIAVNLVQRAERNGYKAIVVTADTPRLGRREADIKNKMIVPQLKNLEGLLSTEVKYDKGSSLEAYANESFDASLCWKDIGWLKSITNLPIVVKGILTRDDAIKAMEVGVEGIIVSNHGARQLDYTPATISALEEVVDAVRGKVPVLLDGGIRRGTDVFKALALGAQGVFVGRPVIYGLAVKGEHGVRQVIEMLKNELELTMALSGCPSLKDISRSHVRTECERLQSML; this is translated from the exons ATGGCAGCTGAACTAGTTAACGTGAATGAGTTCCAAATTATGGCTAAGCAAGTCCTGCCAAAAATGTACTATGACTTCTATGCTGGAGGAGCAGAGGACCAGTATACCCTGAAAGAGAATGTGGAAGCTTTTCAAAAAATCTT GTTTCGGCCTAGAGTTCTTATGGATGTTAGCAGAATAGAATTGTCCACTACTGTATTCGGTCACGCTATCTCAGCACCTATAATGATAGCTCCAACCTCTATGCATAAGCTTGCACACCCTGAAG GAGAAATTGCTACTGCAAGAGCAGCAGCTGCATGTAACACCATAATG gtTTTATCCGTCTCCGCCACCTGCAGTCTGGAGGAGGTTGCCGCCAGCTGCAATGCTGTTCAGTTCTTTCAATTATAT GTGTATAAGAGACGCAGTATAGCTGTTAACTTAGTGCAGAGAGCTGAAAGGAATGGATACAAAGCTATTGTCGTAACAGCTGATACTCCAAGACTTGGTCGAAGAGAAGCAGACATAAAGAATAA AATGATTGTACCTCAGCTGAAGAATCTGGAGGGTCTCTTATCAACTGAAGTTAAATAT GACAAGGGTTCAAGCTTAGAAGCTTATGCCAATGAATCCTTTGATGCTTCTTTATGTTGGAAG GATATAGGATGGTTAAAATCTATTACAAACTTGCCAATTGTGGTCAAGGGGATATTAACTCGTGATGATG CCATCAAGGCCATGGAAGTAGGTGTTGAGGGAATTATTGTCTCCAATCATGGAGCTCGCCAGCTGGATTATACTCCTGCCACTATTTCTGCTCTGGAAGAG GTTGTTGATGCTGTTAGAGGGAAAGTTCCAGTTCTTCTTGATGGAGGAATACGTCGGGGAACAGATGTTTTCAAGGCATTGGCACTTGGTGCACAGGGAGTCTTT GTTGGAAGGCCTGTTATCTATGGGCTGGCCGTGAAAGGAGAACATGGAGTGAGACAGGTGATTGAAATGCTAAAGAATGAGCTTGAGCTCACCATGGCCCTTTCTGGCTGTCCTAGCCTGAAAGATATTAGCAGGAGCCATGTAAGGACCGAGTGTGAGAGGCTCCAATCGATGCTCTAA